The genomic segment GATTCTGAAGAAAGAATTCATAAAAATGCTTGAGGTGACAGAAAATGAAGATTAAACAGCTTGAAAATGGTACTTTTGTCGTAGATTTTCAGGGATTATATGGAACATCCATGGACTTAATGTTGAAAAAATTTATCTTAAAGCTGAACAAAGATGATATTGCCGAGATTATTATAGACGACTCATTTACCTATGAAAATTTAATCATGCTTATGAATGATTTAGGATGTGAAATACTCCAGAATAAACTCAAGAAAGGAACTTTCAGTATTAAGTTTAGAAGGTCAATCACCACCCATTGAAATGTGTAACCTCCTTGCCCAACTATTATGAATCAGGAAATCAATGCAAGGGAAAGGAACATCAATCTGGAAAAGCTCCTGGAAGAACCTGACAGGTAAATTTAAGGCAAAAGTCAGGGTTAATACACACACAGTGAAGTGCTTCAGAAAAGTATAAAAGGGCAGGAGTAAAAATTTGTTTAGATGGTCTACATCTCCAGAATCAGCCTGAATAACTTCAAGTCATTCAGGAGAGCCAGCTTTCCAATTCCACAGGGCTTCACCTGTATAGTTGGGCCCAATGGCTCAGGCAAAAGCAATATAGTTGATGCTATCTGCTTTGTTCTTGGAAGAAGCAGTGCCAGAAGCCTCAGGGCAGAGCGTTTCTCTGATTTAATATTCAATGGGGGTAAAAATGGTAAACCAGCCCGGCAGGCTGAAGTTTCGATATACCTGGACAACTCAGCAAAAGAGATGCCTCTCACCACAGGTGAAGTCAAAATCTCAAGAAGAGTGGATACCAGCGGAAACAGTGTCTATCTTCTCAACAATAAAAGAACAACAAGAAACGAAATTCTTGATATTCTGAGAATAGTGAACATTAATCCAGACGGACATAATATCGTACTTCAGGGGGATATTACACGAATAATAGAGATGAATTCTGTTGAGAGGCGTAAAATTATAGATGAAATAGCTGGAATTGCCGAATATGACGAGAGAAAAAATAAGGCTCTCAGAGAACTGGGAAAGGTGCAGGACAATCTCTCAAGAGCCAGGGATATATTCAAGGAAATCTCCTCCCAGATGAGAAAACTTGAGAAAGAAAAACAGGATGCCCAGCGTTATGAGTATCTTGTAAGAGAAATAAAGAAGAACAGGGCAATAGTTCTCCAGTCTAAATATCTTGAGGCTAAAGAAAGACTTGAGGAGCTTGAGGAAAATATTGAAAAACATGAAAAAGACATTGACAGGTTATCAGGATATATCGATATCCTCTCCGTGAAAAACAAAATAAAAAAGGAACAGATAGAAAAAATTAACAGAGAAGTTATTGTAAAAGAGGAAACTGAGCACTATGAACTTTTCAAGAAAGTTGAAAACCTGAGAAGTCAGTTTAACCTTCTCAAACATGAAGTTAAAGCTGTCAAATCAGAACTTGAAATTAAAATAGGGAGAATAAAAGAGATAGAAGATAAAAGCTCAGAATTGTTTGAAGAGAAGGATAAAAATAAAGCTGAAATAAATAAGCTTGAGAAAAAAAAAGCAGAAATATCCTTGAAAATTTCTTCTCTGAGAAAGGAGATAAAAGAGGAATACACAAACCTTACCGAAGCTGATGAGAAGACCAGAGACAAAAGAGTTATTCTTGCAGAACTGTCAAAAGAACTTGAAAAGAAGAATTTCAGGTTCACCGAACTTCACAGGAAAATTGCAGTTCTCAGTGATAAGGCTGAAACAAGGAAGAAGGCTTCTGAAGAGATAAAGGTTGAGGTTAAAGACAGGAAAATAAAACTTAAAGCTGAGAGGGAAAGTTTGAGGGCGCTTCAGAAGAGAATTGAAAAAGCAGGCAGAGAAGTTTCAGAACTTCATACAAAAAGGCAGATTTCACAGGATAGAGTTATAAATACAAAAGAAAAATTATTAAATATCTCATCTCAGCTCGATTTCAATATTAAAGAATATGCAAAGCTTGAAGCCGAGTATAAAGCTGCTGAAAGGATTAAAAAAGGGAGGGGAAACCTGAACAGGGCTGTGGCAGAAATTCTCAGGCTGAGGGATGAGAATGTTATACCCGGTATTTATGGCACCATTGCAGAACTTGGAAAAGTCGAGAAACGCTATTCAAAGGCTCTGGAGGTGGCAGCAGGTGGAGGAATGTTAAATATTGTTGTGGAGAACGATGAAATTGCAAAACGCTGTATAGAACATATAAAGAAGAGAAAAATCGGAAGAGCAAGCTTTCTGCCCCTAAATAGGCTGAGAGGCTCGGGAAAAAGGAGGGAGGCTGAAGTTGTGGCAGAAGCAGCCCTGGGATTTGCCATAGACCTTGTAAACTTCGACAGGAAATTTAAAAAAGGCTTTGAGCAGGTCTTCAGAAGTACAGTTGTAGTTGAGAATCTTGAGTTTGCAAGACAGTATATCGGAAGAACAAGAATGGTAACTCTCGATGGCGACCTGGTTGAGGAGAGTGGCAGGATGACAGGCGGCTACTACTACCCTTCAAGCAGTGCAAGCTTCGAGACAGTGGATGAAGAGAGAGAGAAGATTAAAAGGCTTGCCTCTGAGATTAAAAATCTAACTCATGAGAGGGAGAAGCTTGAAAATAATCTCAGAAGAGCCAGTGAAGAGCTTGAAAGGCTGGAAAGAGAAGAGAGAAGCCTGGAATCAGAAATCGAAATAGGCAGAGAAAAGATAAAAGTTAAGAAAAACGAGATTGATAGCATAGAAAACATTCTTGCAAAAAAGGAGGCCGAACTCAGAGAAATTATAGCTGAGATTTCCCTGATAAATGGTGAAATTAAAGATAGGGAACCAGAGTGGCAGAAAGTCAGAGATGATATAGAGAAGCTACAGGTAGAGAAGGCAGAGCTTGAGGAAGAGCTTTCCTCCAGTGGACTGGACAGCCTGCTGGAAGAAATCAAGAAAAAGGAGGAGGAACTCAGAAAATTCGAGAGGGAGAGTGAAGGTGCAGCATCAAAAATCGAAGTTCTTGAAGCCAAAAATGAGGAAATAGTGCAGAAGAGGCTGAAAGAGCTTGCAGGTGAAAAACAAAACCTTAAGAATGAGCTTGTTGAAGGCGAA from the archaeon BMS3Bbin15 genome contains:
- the smc_6 gene encoding chromosome partition protein Smc; the protein is MVYISRISLNNFKSFRRASFPIPQGFTCIVGPNGSGKSNIVDAICFVLGRSSARSLRAERFSDLIFNGGKNGKPARQAEVSIYLDNSAKEMPLTTGEVKISRRVDTSGNSVYLLNNKRTTRNEILDILRIVNINPDGHNIVLQGDITRIIEMNSVERRKIIDEIAGIAEYDERKNKALRELGKVQDNLSRARDIFKEISSQMRKLEKEKQDAQRYEYLVREIKKNRAIVLQSKYLEAKERLEELEENIEKHEKDIDRLSGYIDILSVKNKIKKEQIEKINREVIVKEETEHYELFKKVENLRSQFNLLKHEVKAVKSELEIKIGRIKEIEDKSSELFEEKDKNKAEINKLEKKKAEISLKISSLRKEIKEEYTNLTEADEKTRDKRVILAELSKELEKKNFRFTELHRKIAVLSDKAETRKKASEEIKVEVKDRKIKLKAERESLRALQKRIEKAGREVSELHTKRQISQDRVINTKEKLLNISSQLDFNIKEYAKLEAEYKAAERIKKGRGNLNRAVAEILRLRDENVIPGIYGTIAELGKVEKRYSKALEVAAGGGMLNIVVENDEIAKRCIEHIKKRKIGRASFLPLNRLRGSGKRREAEVVAEAALGFAIDLVNFDRKFKKGFEQVFRSTVVVENLEFARQYIGRTRMVTLDGDLVEESGRMTGGYYYPSSSASFETVDEEREKIKRLASEIKNLTHEREKLENNLRRASEELERLEREERSLESEIEIGREKIKVKKNEIDSIENILAKKEAELREIIAEISLINGEIKDREPEWQKVRDDIEKLQVEKAELEEELSSSGLDSLLEEIKKKEEELRKFERESEGAASKIEVLEAKNEEIVQKRLKELAGEKQNLKNELVEGEAKLSEKNKELVKLESRFREEENREEKIKVAINRLKNRRDFLSKGINLISEKVEVLQESREKTMKEMEKLRIEKARVEVNLENIISALKEFPQPEVELIAPMETGEIEREVARMGAEKKSLEPINMRAIEDYDVVKEKYDRFDMRINRLEREKEAIEELMEEIEHRKKAVFMVVFENIAKNFRSIFGRVSGGDAELILDDEKPLEGGLRIQARPPGKNPQYIELLSGGERTLTAISFIFAIQHYQPAPFYILDEIDMFLDGYNVEKISELIKEASKDAQFIVVSFRDDMILNADHLFGMSNDDGASKILGVELEDVGV